In Nocardioides bizhenqiangii, the DNA window AGCACGTTCCAGGCGGCCTGGTCGACGATCCGGGACTGCATGTCGGTTGCAGCTAGCGGCAGACCTTCCACACCGACGAGGTCATCGAGCTGCAAGTCGGCGTCGGACACCTCCTCAACCAGGTCACCGGGACGGTGGGTGTACCCGACGAATCCGTTCGGCACGACGGGTGGGAGCTGCCCAGTGCGTTCGACTTGGGGCAGAAGTTGCAGGAAGTCGGGGTTCTGCTCGTAGAGCCGTTCCTGGAGGACTCCGTCGAGGCGTGGCGCCCATCTCGAGATTGCTGCGATGAAGATCGGACCGCCGGCGCGGACGATCCGGCCGGCTTCCTTCAATGCTTCGATCCGATCCTCACGTTCGGGCAGGTGGTAGAGCGGGCCTAAGAGCAGCACCGCATCAACCGAGGAGTCGGGGAGGTCGACATGGCGAGCATCGCCGACTGCGGTCTGGATGGTGGGGCGACCCAATGCTTGGAGCTGCTCGACATGGAGCTGCATCAGGTCACGGTGATGGACGGCGTATCCCAGCTCGGCGAGCCAGAACGCGTAGCGTCCGGGTCCACCGCCGATGTCGGCGATGGCCGCTGGAGCCGGCGGCATGCGCCGTTGAAGAATCTCGATGGTCCGCTGGAACTCCAGGGCTCCCTTCGACCCTGCGAGACGGTCTCGCTCCTTGCCCTGCTCGTAGTAGGCCCTCATCTGGGCATCTTCACTAGCCACGAGACCGAGCATGCCCTGTCCGCCGGTGGAATCTGGAGTGGAGTCCCCTGCGCATACGAGGCTGCGGAGACGGAAGCACAAGGGCTCCCGCGAGCACGCAGGGCGGCATTAGCGGACTCCTGCGACTTGCGGCGGATCAGGGCGCATCGTGATCAACTCTGCGATGACGTCGGCGAGTTCCGAGGGAGATCGTTGCCCGTCGACCTCGAGGGTGGCGCGCCGTCGCAGAAGTGGTTCGACGGTCTCGACGTAGCGAGCGATCTCGACGCGGTGCTGGTGCGTGCTGCCGTAGGGATTGGTGGTCCGGCTCGTTACGCGCTCGATCAGCACGTGGAGTGGCGCGCTGATCAGGACAACGTGTTCGAAGCGGTCGTAGAAGAGGCTCTGGTTCTCCACCGTTCCTGACACGACCACGTCGGTGTAGCTGGCGATCAGGTCGTCCATTCGTCGTTCGTCCCACGTACCGTCGGGCAGGGTCCAGTCGTCGTAATCGGTGTCGACGGCGCGGTGCCCTCGGCGTCGCAGCTCCGTCAGCACTGTCGACTTGCCCGTGCCAGACATCCCTGTCACCAACACGCGGGCCACGACAGCAATGTAGTCGGCGTCATCCGCTTCGCTCGCGCGCACGCCGACGGCAGTAGCGGACGGTGCAACCAGTTAGCGCGAACCGGTCATCACCTGGAGGCGCGTACTGGCTGCGGCGATCGCCCTGGTCCACTGGTCGCGGTCATGGTCGTGGCCATCAACGTCTGGTGGTCCGTGTGGGCGCACGACGTCGCCCGCTCGTTCCCGGTCGCCGACTCGCCAGCCTGTCGCACCATGAATCGAACGCTATCCGACGCGACCGTGCACGGCATGGAATCGGCCCGCCCGCGCACGTCGGGCGGCAGTAGCGGGCGGTGAACTTCGGTGGCGCGCCGAGGATTCCTGAACGAGCATTGCACGAGTGAACGAGGAACCGGTGCACGATCTAACCGACTGGGTCGTCATCCTTGGCCCCGGCCCGCTCGCAGTCGTCAGGACGCAACTACAGGCGTGGCGTGCAGGTGAAGGTCGCAACGTCCCCGATGACGACATTCGGGTCGACACCATTCGCGCGGATGGCGGCGATGAGATGCGAGTGCGCCGCCGGGTAGTGAGCGACATGTGAGCGTGAGCGCTTCTCGGCAAATGCGGGCGCATCAGACCGAGTGAGACATTGATCTATGCCCGCCGGTGGTAGCGGATGTCGCCGTTGGGGAGTCGTTCGGCGGTGCAGTGGGGGTCGTGGGCGAGGTGGTGGTGGTAGCTGCAGTGGAGGATGCCGTCGTCGAGGTCGGTGTTCCCGCCGGTGGCCCAGGGTTTCAAATGGTGGGCTTCGGTCCAGGCGGCGGGGATCGTGCAGCCCTCGGCCCGGCAGCGTTGGTCGCGCAGCCGCATCGCTTTGCGCTGGGCCGGTGAGAACAACCGCCGGCTGCGGCCGAGGTCGAGGATCTCGCCCCGCCCGCCGAGGACCACCGGGATGATGTCCGCGTTACACGCGAGCCGCCGGACCGCGGTGGCGGAGAGGGGTTCGCCGCCGACAATGCTGCCGACGCCCAGCTCGGCCCGGAGCGACTCCAGTCCGATGGTGACCATCACCGTGGTCGCATCCCCACCATGCTGGGGCAGCTTGGTCGGGTCGAGGTGCTCCAGGAGTGCGCAGAAGGCTTGGCCGAGGCGGCGGGGGTAGGGGATCCGGTCCTCCTCCCCACTCAGAGCGTGATCGGCCTTGCGGGGTGAGGTGAAGGCTTCGAGGTAGGTCAGCAGCCGGTCGCGGTCCAGGACGGGGTGGACGATGGTGGTCCGGGCCAGGCCGTCACCGATCACACCCGGGACCGGAGGCTGGTCTTCTGCCGTGCTCGTTGTTCCTCGTCCTCGAGCCGTTTGGCGAGTTCGGCTTCGGCGATCTCGGGAGCGACGACCTCGAGCAGGTGGCGGCCGAGGCGGCGTAGCTCGCTGGGCCGGAACTCCTCGCAGTAGCCCACCATCCGTGCCTCGGCGTCCGACACCAGAGCCGGGTCGAGGTGGTCGGGCAAAGCATCGAGTGCATCAACCACCACCTGCGCCTGCGGCAATGACACCGTTCCGTCGGCCATCGCGGCCGCGACCCGCTGCCAGCGCCGGTCCAGGGCGTCGGCCAACCGGGCCTGGGCGCGGCTGACGGGGAAGTCGGCCTTGGTCACCGACGCCAGCCAGGCGCCGGTGTCGCGGGCCAGGGCCAGGCACGCGGCGTCCTCCGCCGTCGCGACGACCCGGAGCTTGAGCTCGGCGGTCATCGCCTCCAGTCGGGCCAGCGTCGTGACCGCCGCCTTCTTCTCCGCCGGACTCAGGTACACCGGCTGGGCGTCTCGAACCTCCTCGATCACGGCCGCCGCCTGCTCGGCGCAGGCCAGGATCGGGTGCGGCTGGGGCATCAGCTGCGCGACCACGATGGAGACCTCCCGAGAACCTCTCTTGTGCGTCCCAGTCAACCCCCGAGGTCCGACACAACGAAACGCTCAGAACCCGCCTGTGGACAGGGGAAACGCAATATCAGGGCTGTGGACGACAAGGGGTCCGCAAGGGTGGTTTCGAGGCTCCTCGCTGCGCTCGTCGCACCTCAACCACCGACCGCGTCGCACCTCAACCCCCAGCGCCGACCTACCACCGCGAGCCGGCCGCGGCGCGCACCCAACAGTCCTCCCGCTCTCGTCCAAAGCCCTTTCGGTCGCAACCACGCAGGGCCTGCAGCGAGCGCTCAGAGGCCCGGGGAGTCTCGAGACGGTCGCAGCGCGACCTCCTCGACCAACGAGCGAAACCGGCGCGAGTCCCACAGCCCGGAGGCTTTCAGCTCACGGTTCCGTCAGCGCCTCCAGCGTCCGCTCGATGACGAGGGTCATGTCGCGCCGGGCCGTGACACGATCCTCGGCGGAGGCGACGTACATCGCTGCCTCGTCGGCCACGGCGACCAGGGCATGCGCGAGCGGACGCGTCGGCAGGTCGGCGACGGTGCCGTCGGCGACCCCTTGGACCAGCGCCGTCTCGATGAGCGACAGCGCGTAGGGCTGGAGGATCTCGCGCCACCGCGCCCACCCGAGCACGGACGGGCCGTCGGTCAGCAGGATCCGCTGGACCTCCGGGGCCTCGCAGGCGTCGAGCCAGGTGTCGAAGGCGCGCTTCATCACAGCCGGGAACGACAGGTCCTCGCCGGCCAGCGCGGATTCGGCGATCCGGTGGGCCACCTCGGCCTCGACCGCCTCGAGCACACCGGCGAACAGCTCGGTCTTGTCCGCGAAGTGGTGGTAGAGCGCCCCACGGCTGACCGCCGCCTCCGCGACGATCGCCTCGGTGCCGACGCCGGCGAACCCGTGCTCGGCGAACAGCCGACGCCCCGCCGCGACCAGCGCGGAGCGGGTCGCGGCGGACCTGTCTGCTTGCGTTCGTCTCGCCATTTACCTACAGTCTGTCCGTAACTTACCTACAGTCTGTCGGTAAGTCTCGCACGAAGGCGGAGGCCATGCCCACCATCGAACTGCCCCACGCGACCTTGAACTACCACGTCGCCGGTCCGGCCGACTCCACCGAGCCGCCTGTCGTCTTCGTCCACCCGATCCTCACCGATGGCTCGCTCTGGCTGCCGGTGGCCGACCGGCTCGCGGCGCGGGGCATCCGCTCCTACGCCCCCGACTGGCCGCTCGGCTCGCACCGGATCCCGCTCCCGGACGACGCCGACCAGTCGCCGCGGGGCGTTGCCCGACTGGTGCTCGACTTCCTGGCCGAGCTCGACCTGACGAACGTGACGCTCGTCGGCAACGACACCGGCGGCGCGATCTGTCAGTTCCTCGTCGACCCCGGCTTCGACGCCGACACCTCCCGGGTCGGCCGGGTCGTGCTTGCGAACTGCGACGCGTTCGACCAGTTCCCGCCGGCCCCGTTCACCCTGCTCTTCCCGCTCCTGCGTAACGAGTGGCGGGCGAAGGTGCTCGCCGGCCAGATGCGGCTGCGGCCGCTGCGCCAGTCCTGGCTCGGCTTCGGGCTCCTCGCCAAGCACCTGCCCGCCGACCTGACCCGCGCCTGGATCGAGCCCGCGCGCACCAACGCCGGAGTACGCCGCGACGCCGTCCGGCTGCTGCGCAACATCCGGCCGGAGGAGCTGCTCGACGTGTCCACAAGGCTCGGGGACGTGAAGATCCCGGTCACGGTCATCTGGGGCATGGCCGACCGGGCGTTCCGGCCGGCGCTCGGTCGCCGGCTCCACGCGGCGTTCACCGACGCGGAGCTCATCCCGGTCGAGGGCGCGCGCACGCTGCTCGCCCTCGACGCCCCGGACGAGATCACCGACGCGATCGTCGCCATCGCCGACCGCTGAGGCCGACCGCAGCGTCAGAAGGCGGCGAGGGCCTCGTTGAAGGTCTTGCTCGGACGCATGACGGCGGACGTCTTCTCGTCATCCACCGCGTAGTAGCCGCCGATGTCGACCGGCTTGCCCTGCACCGCGATCAGCTCCTCGGCGATGACGGACTCGTTCTCGCGCAGCGTCTCGGCGAGCGGCGCGAACGCCTCGGCGAGCGCCGCGTCGTCGGTCTGCTTCGCCAGCTCCTCGGCCCAGTAGAGGGCGAGGTAGAAGTGCGAGCCGCGGTTGTCGATCGTGCCGAGCTTGCGGCCGGGCGAGCGGTTCTCGTTGAGGAAGGTCCCCGTCGCACGGTCGAGGGCGTCGGCCAGCACCGTCGCGGCGGGCGCGTCGGCCTGGTCGGCGTACTTCTCGAGCGACGGCACCAGGGCGAAGAACTCACCGAGGCTGTCCCAGCGCAGGTAGTTCTCCTCGACCAGCTGCTGCACGTGCTTCGGCGCCGATCCGCCGGCGCCGGTCTCGAAGAGGCCGCCGCCCGCGATCAGGGGCACCACCGACAGCATCTTGGCCGAGGTGCCGAGCTCGAGGATCGGGAACAGGTCGGTGTTGTAGTCACGCAGCACGTTCCCGGTCACCGAGATGGTGTCCTCGCCCTTGCGCATCCGCTCCACCGAGAACGCCGCCGCCTCGGCCGGCGCCATGATCCGGATGTCGAGGCCGTCGGTGTCGTGCTCGGGCAGGTAGGCGTTGACCTTCGCGATGATCTCGCGGTCGTGCGCGCGCTCCGCGTTCAGCCAGAAGATGGCCGGGGACCCGGTCGCCCGGGCGCGGCCCACGGCGAGCTTGACCCAGTCCTGCACCGGGACGTCCTTGGTCTGGCAGGCGCGCCAGATGTCACCAGCGCCGACCTCGTGCTCGATCAGGGTCTCCCCCGCGCTGTTGAGCACCTTGACGGTGCCGTCGGCGGGGATCTCGAACGTCTTGTCGTGCGAGCCGTACTCCTCGGCGGCCTGCGCCATCAGGCCGACGTTGGGGACGGTGCCGATGGTCGCCGGGTCCAGCGGGCCGTGCGCCTTCACGTCGTCGATGACGGCCTGGAAGACACCGGCGTACGACGAGTCCGGGATCACCGCGAGGGTGTCGTCCTCTCCGCCGTCGGCACCCCACAGCTTGCCGCCGTTGCGGATCATCGCCGGCATCGAGGCGTCGATGATGACGTCGGAGGGCACGTGCAGGTTGGTGATGCCCTTGTCGGAGTTCACGTAGGAGAGCCGCGGCCCGTTCGCCAGCGCCTCCTCGAACGCGGCCTTGATCTCCGCGCCGTTCGGCACGGCGTCGAGACCCGACAGGATCCCGCCGAGACCGTCGTTCGGGGAGAGCTCGGCGGCGGCGAGGTCGGCGCCGTACTTCTCGAAGACGTCGGCGAAGTAGACCTTCACCACGTGCCCGAAGATGATCGGGTCGGAGACCTTCATCATGGTGGCCTTGAGGTGCACCGAGTAGAGCACGTCGTCGGCCCGGGCCTGCTCGATCGTCTTCGCGAGGAAGGCGTTGAGGGCCGCGGCGTCCATGTGGGTGGCGTCGACGATCTCGCCGGCGAGGACCGCGAGGCCGTCCTTCAGGGTGGTCGTGCCGTCCGGGGTCTCGAGCACGATCGACAAGGTGTCGTCGGCGGGCATGGTGACCGACTTCTCGTTGCTCGCGAAGTCGTGGTCGCCCATGGTCGCGACGCTGGTCTTCGAGCCGTCGGCGAACGGCTTGTTGGTGTGCGGGTGCGTCTTGGCGTAGTTCTTCACCGACGCCGGCGCCCGCCGGTCGGAGTTGCCCTCGCGCAGCACCGGGTTGACGGCCGAGCCCTTGACCTTGTCGTACTTGGCCCGCGCCTCCCGCTCGGCGTCGTTGTCCGGCGACTCCGGGTAGCTCGGGATGTCGAAGCCCTTCTCCTGCAGCTCCTTGATCGCGGCCTTGAGCTGCGATACCGACGCGGAGACGTTGGGGAGCTTGACGATGTTCGCCTCCGGCGTCTTCGCCAGGGCGCCGAGCTCGGCGAGCGCGTCGTCGGCGAGGCCGAACTGCGCGAGGATCCGCGCGGCGACCGAGATGTCGCGGGTCTCGACGTCGACGCCGGCCTTGGCGGCGTACGCCTCGACGATGGGCAGGAAGGAGAACGTCGCCAGCAGCGGCGCCTCGTCGGTGTGGGTGTAGATGATGCTCGGCATGTTCGGGCGGCACTCCTGTGACGGGGAAGATTGCTTGACATCAAGATATCGGACGCGGGCCGGTACGGCACGGGCGGCCCGGGCCAGCCTCGCATCCCCCGCGTGACGCGGCAATGTCGCTACTCTTCTGGCGAACGTCGCGGGTTTCGGGAGCCGACTGAAGGAGAGTGCCCATCATGACCGAGCAGATAGCCAGCCCAGCGGAGACCGCTCCGCCCACCCAGGTCCAGAAGCTCGCTGCCGAGGCCCTCGGCACGATGGTCCTGGTCTTCATCGGCTGTGGCGCTGCCTACATGACCGGGGCGGACATCGTCGCCACCGGCTTCGCCTTCGGAATCGCGATCGTGATGATGGCCTACGCCTTCGGCCGGATCTCGGGCGGGCACTTCAACCCGGCGGTCTCGGTCGGGGCGGCCATCGCGGGCCGGCTCTCGTGGCGCGACACCGCGCTCTACTCCGCGGCGCAGGTCGTCGGGGCCCTGGTCGGTGGCCTGGTGCTCGCCATCACCCTGCTCGCCAGCGACATCGGCTTCGACTTCGGCGAGCCGATGGGCAGCAACGGCTTCGGCGACCACGGCGGGGTCGAGCTGCTCGGCGCGCTCCTCATCGAGATCGTGCTGACGTTCATCTTCCTGCTGGTCATCCTCAGCGTCACCGACGAGCGCAACGACACGGTGGCGTTCGCGCCTCTCGTGATCGGCCTCGCGCTGGCCGCGATCCACTTCGTCGCCATCCCCGCCACCGGCACGTCGGTCAACCCCGCCCGGTCGATCGGTGTCGCGTTCGAGTCGGGCGGCGACGCGATCGTCCAGCTCTGGGTGTTCATCATCGCGCCGCTCGTCGGCGGCGCGGTCGCCGGTCTGCTCTACCCGCTGATCTTCGGACGCGGCACCGCACCGGTCCCCGGCTCCGGGTTCGCTAGCGGTGGCGCGACCGGGACCGTGCCGGGCTTCGGCGCACCGGACGCCTTCCAGCAGCAGTGGGCCGAGCAGCAGGCCCCCGTGGTCGGCGGGTACGACGCACCGGTGGCAGCCCCCGCCGAGCAGCCGATCATCCAGGACGGCTGGCAGTGGGACCCCGCGTCCCAGCAGTGGATCCCTGCCCAGCAGCAGCAGCAGCCTCCTGCGCCGCAGGCCGGCCAGCAGGGTGGCTGGGCTCCTCCGTCCGGCGAGCACACGCAGGTCCGCCCGCCGGACGCCTGACCCGGATCAGCCTTCCCGGAAGGCGACGAGCTCGACGAGCTCGTCGCCTCCGGAGACGGTCTGCGCGCGCACGAGCCCGATGCCCCGCGCATAGAGCCTGCGCTCGACGACCCCGGGCTCGAGCGGGCTGCTGTCCTCGGTCTCCAGGAGGTCGATGAGGTCGCCGTACGGGACCGAGGCGGAGCCGTCGAGACCCACCACCTGCGCCCGGTCCTCGGCCACGCCCTCGGCGTGCTCCCTGCGGTAGCCATCGCCGACCCGCGGCTGCGCCGGCATCGCCAGCCCGGCCTCTGCGCCGTCGACTCCCGCTTCCCACACGCCGTCCTCACCGACGTGCCAGACGTTGCCGTCGGTGTCCTGGGCGAACCAGTCGGTGGTCTCCTCGACCGGCCGCCCGCGGGTGACGACGGCCTCGCGGACCGCCGTCGCCGTCACCCCCTGGACCTCGCGGGTGTCGTCGAGCACGGTGACGGTGATCGTGGCCACCTCGCCCGAGGACGTCGCTCGGTACTCCCACTCGCTCGCGGGCGTCAGCGGCAACCACGGGTTGTCGACGACCTCGACGAAGTCGGCGGGGTCGAGCGACGGCGTCGGGATCACCAGCTCGTCGACCCCCGTCGGCGGGCTCGGCTCCGACGCGCTGCCGCAGCCCACCAGCAAGAGGGAGGACGTCACGGCGATCGCGACCCGCGCGGAGAGTGACATGCGGGCATCGTCTCGTACGGAAACCCCCGTACTGCGACCGGCCCAGCCGCTGCTAGCGTCCATCGCACCGAGTCTCGGTTGTTGTCGGCCGAGCCGCACTCATTCCTAAGGAGTCCTCGTGAGCGACACGCCTCTGAAGGTCGCCGTCACCGGCGCCGCCGGCCAGATCGGCTACAGCCTGCTCTTCCGCATCGCCAGCGGCGCCATCGCCGGCGACCGCCCGATCGAGCTCCGGCTGCTCGAGATCGAGCCGGCGCTGAAGGCGCTCGAGGGCGTCGTGATGGAGCTCGACGACTGCGCGTTCCCGAACCTGGCCGGTGTCGAGATCGGCGCGGATCCGGAGAAGATCTTCGACGGCGTGAACCTCGCACTCCTCGTCGGCGCCCGCCCGCGGGGCCCGGGCATGGAGCGCGGCGACCTGCTCGAGGCGAACGGCGCGATCTTCACCGCCCAGGGCAAGGCGCTCAACAAGGTGGCGGCGTCCGACGTACGGATCGGCGTCACCGGCAACCCGGCCAACACCAACGCCCTGATCGCGCTGAAGAACGCTCCGGACATCGCGCCCGAGCGGTTCTCGGCGCTGACGCGACTCGACCACAACCGCGCGATCTCGCAGCTGGCCACCAAGACCGGCGCCGCCGTCACCGACATCAAGAAGATGACGATCTGGGGCAACCACTCGGCGACCCAGTACCCCGACATCTTCCACGCCGAGATCGGCGGCAAGAACGCCGCTGAGGTCGTCGACGACCAGGCGTGGGTCGAGGACTACTTCATCCCGACCGTCGCCAAGCGCGGAGCGGCGATCATCGACGCCCGCGGCGCGTCGTCGGCGGCGTCCGCCGCTTCGGCCACGTGCGACGCCGCCCGCGACTGGCTGAACGGCACCCCCGAGGGCGACTGGGTCTCCATGGCCGTCGTCTCCGACGGCTCCTACGGCGTGCCCGAGGGCCTGGTGTCGTCCTTCCCGGTCACCACCAGCGACGGCAACTGGTCGATCGTCCAGGGTCTCGAGATCGACGACTTCTCGCGCGCCCGCATCGACGCCTCGGCCGCGGAGCTCGCCGACGAGCGGGACGCGGTCACCGAGCTCGGCCTCATCTGATCAATTGCGCGAGCGTGTCGCATTCGGAGCGACACCGCCCGCAGGTTAGACGGGCTGGTCCGGGGTGATCTCGGCGAGGACGAACAGGGCGACGGCGAGCGAACCGACGACGACGACGTCGACCAGCCGCGGTCGTACGGCGAGCATGCCCGCGTCGCGCTGGGGCAGCACGAGGCGCAGCGCCGATGCCGCGGCGAGGGCGCCGGCGACGACCTGGATCCCGAGCCGCCAGTCGTGCGTCAGCCAGGTGATGCCGATCCCGACCGCCATCGCGATCAGGACCAGGATGTAGAGCACGCCGCCGATCGTCGACGGGAACCGCCGCCGCGAGGGGGGCGGCGGTTGCGGCTCCGGCTCCGGCTGCGGGTTCGCTGGCGGCACCGACTCGTCGTTCAGCGTGACACCTGCTTCTCAGCCATCGCGACGACGTTCGCGAGCAGCATCGCGCGGGTCATCGGCCCCACCCCGCCGGGGTTGGGCGAGACCCACCCCGCCACGTCCCAGACGTCGGCGGCGACGTCGCCGGCGAGCTTGCCGTCGACCCGGGAGACGCCCACGTCGAGGACAGCCGCTCCCGGCTTGACCATGTCACCGGTGACGATGCCGGGGACGCCGGCGGCCGCGACGACGATGTCGGCCTTCCGCACGTGCGCGGCGAGATCGACGGTGCCGGTGTGGCACAGCGTGACGGTGGCGTTCTCCGACCGGCGGGTCAGCAGCAGGCCGAGCGGCCTGCCGACGGTGATGCCGCGGCCGACGACGACCACCTCGGCGCCGGCGATCGTCACGTCGTGGCGCCGCAGCAGCTCGACGATGCCGTATGGCGTGCACGGCAGCGGCGCCTCGTTGCCGAGGACCAGCCACCCGAGGTTGGTCGGGTGCAGCCCGTCGGCGTCCTTGGCGGGATCGATGAGCCCGAGCACCCTGTTCTCGTCACGGCCGCGCGGCAGCGGCAGCTGGACGATGTAGCCGGTGCAGGCAGGGTCGGCGTTGAGCTCCGCCACCGCCGCCTCGATCTCCTCCTGGGTCGCGACCTCCGGCAGGTCGACGCGGAGGGAGGAGATGCCGACCTCGGCGCAGTCCTTGTGCTTGCCGTTGACGTACCAGCGTGAGCCGGGGTCGTCGCCCACGAGCACGGTGCCGAGACCGGGGGTGATCCCCTGCTCCCCCAGCTTGGCGATGCGCTCGCGGAGCTCACCCTTGATCGCCGCCGCGGTGGCGGTGCCGTCGAGCTTCTGTGCGGTCACGTCTTCATCCTGTCATTGGGAATGTGGTGGCGGCGGGCAGGCACGTCACCGGGTCTCGATACGCGCCATCGCGACTTCGCAAGCTCAGTCGCGGCGCTACTCGACCTGCCCACTGGACGCGTCCGCTCGTTCCTCGCGGCCGCTCAGTGGGCAAAGTGCCTGGTGCCGGTGAAGTACATGGTGACTCCCGCAGCCTGGCAGGCCGCGACGGTCTCCTCGTCCCGCATCGACCCTCCGGGCTGGACGATCGCGCGCACTCCAGCGTCCAGGAGCAGCTGGGGCCCGTCGGCGAACGGG includes these proteins:
- a CDS encoding class I SAM-dependent methyltransferase, which translates into the protein MRAYYEQGKERDRLAGSKGALEFQRTIEILQRRMPPAPAAIADIGGGPGRYAFWLAELGYAVHHRDLMQLHVEQLQALGRPTIQTAVGDARHVDLPDSSVDAVLLLGPLYHLPEREDRIEALKEAGRIVRAGGPIFIAAISRWAPRLDGVLQERLYEQNPDFLQLLPQVERTGQLPPVVPNGFVGYTHRPGDLVEEVSDADLQLDDLVGVEGLPLAATDMQSRIVDQAAWNVLLDAARAIERVPELLGLSPHLLATATPAP
- a CDS encoding AAA family ATPase; translated protein: MRASEADDADYIAVVARVLVTGMSGTGKSTVLTELRRRGHRAVDTDYDDWTLPDGTWDERRMDDLIASYTDVVVSGTVENQSLFYDRFEHVVLISAPLHVLIERVTSRTTNPYGSTHQHRVEIARYVETVEPLLRRRATLEVDGQRSPSELADVIAELITMRPDPPQVAGVR
- a CDS encoding HNH endonuclease signature motif containing protein, with translation MIGDGLARTTIVHPVLDRDRLLTYLEAFTSPRKADHALSGEEDRIPYPRRLGQAFCALLEHLDPTKLPQHGGDATTVMVTIGLESLRAELGVGSIVGGEPLSATAVRRLACNADIIPVVLGGRGEILDLGRSRRLFSPAQRKAMRLRDQRCRAEGCTIPAAWTEAHHLKPWATGGNTDLDDGILHCSYHHHLAHDPHCTAERLPNGDIRYHRRA
- a CDS encoding DUF222 domain-containing protein, producing MVAQLMPQPHPILACAEQAAAVIEEVRDAQPVYLSPAEKKAAVTTLARLEAMTAELKLRVVATAEDAACLALARDTGAWLASVTKADFPVSRAQARLADALDRRWQRVAAAMADGTVSLPQAQVVVDALDALPDHLDPALVSDAEARMVGYCEEFRPSELRRLGRHLLEVVAPEIAEAELAKRLEDEEQRARQKTSLRSRV
- a CDS encoding TetR/AcrR family transcriptional regulator, with protein sequence MARRTQADRSAATRSALVAAGRRLFAEHGFAGVGTEAIVAEAAVSRGALYHHFADKTELFAGVLEAVEAEVAHRIAESALAGEDLSFPAVMKRAFDTWLDACEAPEVQRILLTDGPSVLGWARWREILQPYALSLIETALVQGVADGTVADLPTRPLAHALVAVADEAAMYVASAEDRVTARRDMTLVIERTLEALTEP
- a CDS encoding alpha/beta fold hydrolase; protein product: MPTIELPHATLNYHVAGPADSTEPPVVFVHPILTDGSLWLPVADRLAARGIRSYAPDWPLGSHRIPLPDDADQSPRGVARLVLDFLAELDLTNVTLVGNDTGGAICQFLVDPGFDADTSRVGRVVLANCDAFDQFPPAPFTLLFPLLRNEWRAKVLAGQMRLRPLRQSWLGFGLLAKHLPADLTRAWIEPARTNAGVRRDAVRLLRNIRPEELLDVSTRLGDVKIPVTVIWGMADRAFRPALGRRLHAAFTDAELIPVEGARTLLALDAPDEITDAIVAIADR
- a CDS encoding NADP-dependent isocitrate dehydrogenase; translation: MPSIIYTHTDEAPLLATFSFLPIVEAYAAKAGVDVETRDISVAARILAQFGLADDALAELGALAKTPEANIVKLPNVSASVSQLKAAIKELQEKGFDIPSYPESPDNDAEREARAKYDKVKGSAVNPVLREGNSDRRAPASVKNYAKTHPHTNKPFADGSKTSVATMGDHDFASNEKSVTMPADDTLSIVLETPDGTTTLKDGLAVLAGEIVDATHMDAAALNAFLAKTIEQARADDVLYSVHLKATMMKVSDPIIFGHVVKVYFADVFEKYGADLAAAELSPNDGLGGILSGLDAVPNGAEIKAAFEEALANGPRLSYVNSDKGITNLHVPSDVIIDASMPAMIRNGGKLWGADGGEDDTLAVIPDSSYAGVFQAVIDDVKAHGPLDPATIGTVPNVGLMAQAAEEYGSHDKTFEIPADGTVKVLNSAGETLIEHEVGAGDIWRACQTKDVPVQDWVKLAVGRARATGSPAIFWLNAERAHDREIIAKVNAYLPEHDTDGLDIRIMAPAEAAAFSVERMRKGEDTISVTGNVLRDYNTDLFPILELGTSAKMLSVVPLIAGGGLFETGAGGSAPKHVQQLVEENYLRWDSLGEFFALVPSLEKYADQADAPAATVLADALDRATGTFLNENRSPGRKLGTIDNRGSHFYLALYWAEELAKQTDDAALAEAFAPLAETLRENESVIAEELIAVQGKPVDIGGYYAVDDEKTSAVMRPSKTFNEALAAF
- a CDS encoding MIP/aquaporin family protein encodes the protein MTEQIASPAETAPPTQVQKLAAEALGTMVLVFIGCGAAYMTGADIVATGFAFGIAIVMMAYAFGRISGGHFNPAVSVGAAIAGRLSWRDTALYSAAQVVGALVGGLVLAITLLASDIGFDFGEPMGSNGFGDHGGVELLGALLIEIVLTFIFLLVILSVTDERNDTVAFAPLVIGLALAAIHFVAIPATGTSVNPARSIGVAFESGGDAIVQLWVFIIAPLVGGAVAGLLYPLIFGRGTAPVPGSGFASGGATGTVPGFGAPDAFQQQWAEQQAPVVGGYDAPVAAPAEQPIIQDGWQWDPASQQWIPAQQQQQPPAPQAGQQGGWAPPSGEHTQVRPPDA
- a CDS encoding malate dehydrogenase, yielding MSDTPLKVAVTGAAGQIGYSLLFRIASGAIAGDRPIELRLLEIEPALKALEGVVMELDDCAFPNLAGVEIGADPEKIFDGVNLALLVGARPRGPGMERGDLLEANGAIFTAQGKALNKVAASDVRIGVTGNPANTNALIALKNAPDIAPERFSALTRLDHNRAISQLATKTGAAVTDIKKMTIWGNHSATQYPDIFHAEIGGKNAAEVVDDQAWVEDYFIPTVAKRGAAIIDARGASSAASAASATCDAARDWLNGTPEGDWVSMAVVSDGSYGVPEGLVSSFPVTTSDGNWSIVQGLEIDDFSRARIDASAAELADERDAVTELGLI
- a CDS encoding DUF3017 domain-containing protein, encoding MPPANPQPEPEPQPPPPSRRRFPSTIGGVLYILVLIAMAVGIGITWLTHDWRLGIQVVAGALAAASALRLVLPQRDAGMLAVRPRLVDVVVVGSLAVALFVLAEITPDQPV
- a CDS encoding bifunctional methylenetetrahydrofolate dehydrogenase/methenyltetrahydrofolate cyclohydrolase, which translates into the protein MTAQKLDGTATAAAIKGELRERIAKLGEQGITPGLGTVLVGDDPGSRWYVNGKHKDCAEVGISSLRVDLPEVATQEEIEAAVAELNADPACTGYIVQLPLPRGRDENRVLGLIDPAKDADGLHPTNLGWLVLGNEAPLPCTPYGIVELLRRHDVTIAGAEVVVVGRGITVGRPLGLLLTRRSENATVTLCHTGTVDLAAHVRKADIVVAAAGVPGIVTGDMVKPGAAVLDVGVSRVDGKLAGDVAADVWDVAGWVSPNPGGVGPMTRAMLLANVVAMAEKQVSR